One stretch of Pirellulales bacterium DNA includes these proteins:
- a CDS encoding molybdopterin-dependent oxidoreductase: MDQSRRQFLKTCLAASGSALLSPAAQSWALAPVSVLNPLAAYPDRKWESIYLDQYHYDGSFTWICAPNDTHMCRMRAFVRNGVMIRSEQNYDHDRYGDMYGNHATKAWNPRGCPKGFTMQRRIYGPYRLKAPVLRAGWKQWADDGYPSLSETPALRTKYKFDDRGNDKFVRVSWNEAFKYVAQAIQAIARTYSGPEGASRLKRDGYEQRMIDHLRGSGLRAVKVGSNLPPHGVIGKFGLYRFANLLGLLDHHVRGVPPEQACGAREWNEYTWRGDQAPGQPFVHGLQASDMDFNDMRFTKLVIQVGKNLIENKMPESHWLNEVMERGGKLVDIAPEYNCPATKSDYWIGVRPGLADTAVLLGVTKILIDNKWYDAEFCRKFSDFPLLVRTDTLRRLRPEEIDSHYRPKDLRDGPSYKVQGLTDAQRKKIGDFCAWDSKQNKVVFLSRDEVGAKLQAPVALEGTYQVKLADGKTVEVMTVLEMYKRHLVDYDLKTVEEISGASQELVQRLAKDIWDTTQAGHPVAVHIGEGINHYFHATLHNRASYLPMILTGNIGKHGAGVFTWAGNYKGALFQASPWSGPGISSFIHEDPFQPILDEKATLTHEHLRHCNDAEEPSYWACGDRTQTVNLPKGGQRSFTGKTHTPTPTKAIWYNNANFLNQSKWIYNLIVHSLPKIDMIVDQQIEWTGSAEYSDVVLPVNSWVEFEDYECGGSCSNPFLQVWKGGIKPVHDTIDDAAVFAGVARAFADSTGDQRFADYFKFVTEKKSKVYLQRVFDSCTTTRGKDGPYDIDQLNAGKYGGEPGAALMLFRTYPRVAFWEQVHDSIPFYTDSGRLSAYCDLPEAIEYGENLVVHREAVEATPYLPNVIVSASPFIRPADYGIPQDSIDPDLRQVRNLKMPWSEVKKTVNPLWSAGYQFFCTTPKSRHSTHSSWSTVDWHWIWSDNFGDPHRTDKRSPGVSDRQIQVNPQAARDLGLNEGDYVWVDANDADRPYLGWKDDAGPRHKAFRCMVRVKFNPGLPYNFTIMKHTGWIGTERSVAAHETRSDGRALSTQTGYQASYRYGSHQSITRNWMMPMHQTDTLFHKKAGSMAFIFGADVDNHAINSVPKETLIRITKAEDGGLGGKGVWKPAMSGYSPGEESHENNLYLTGALTQVRT, encoded by the coding sequence GACCGCAAATGGGAGAGCATTTATCTCGATCAGTACCACTACGATGGTTCGTTCACCTGGATCTGTGCGCCGAACGACACGCACATGTGCCGGATGCGCGCCTTTGTGCGCAATGGCGTCATGATTCGCAGTGAGCAAAACTACGATCACGATCGCTACGGCGATATGTACGGCAATCATGCCACCAAGGCCTGGAATCCGCGCGGTTGCCCCAAGGGCTTTACCATGCAGCGGCGGATCTATGGCCCCTACCGGCTGAAGGCTCCCGTGCTGCGCGCAGGCTGGAAGCAATGGGCCGACGACGGCTACCCGTCGCTTTCCGAAACGCCGGCGCTGCGCACTAAGTACAAGTTCGACGACCGCGGCAATGACAAATTTGTGCGCGTTTCATGGAATGAAGCGTTCAAATATGTCGCTCAGGCGATTCAAGCCATCGCACGGACCTATAGCGGCCCCGAGGGCGCAAGCCGCTTGAAGCGGGACGGTTACGAGCAGCGAATGATCGACCACCTGAGAGGCTCTGGCCTTCGCGCCGTGAAGGTCGGTTCCAATTTGCCGCCGCACGGCGTGATCGGAAAATTTGGACTGTATCGCTTCGCGAATTTGCTGGGGCTGCTCGATCATCACGTCCGCGGCGTGCCTCCAGAGCAAGCTTGCGGCGCCCGCGAATGGAACGAGTACACCTGGCGGGGCGACCAAGCGCCAGGCCAGCCTTTCGTTCACGGGTTGCAAGCGTCCGACATGGATTTCAACGACATGCGGTTCACGAAGCTGGTGATCCAGGTCGGTAAGAATTTGATCGAAAACAAAATGCCGGAATCGCATTGGCTGAATGAGGTGATGGAGCGCGGCGGCAAACTGGTGGATATTGCGCCGGAATACAATTGCCCTGCCACGAAAAGCGACTACTGGATTGGGGTGCGGCCGGGCCTGGCCGATACCGCGGTGCTCTTGGGGGTCACCAAAATTCTGATCGACAACAAGTGGTACGACGCGGAGTTTTGCCGCAAATTCAGCGATTTCCCCCTGCTGGTGCGCACCGATACCTTGCGACGCCTGCGGCCGGAGGAGATCGACTCGCACTATCGGCCGAAAGACCTTCGCGACGGGCCATCGTACAAAGTGCAAGGCCTGACCGATGCGCAGCGGAAAAAAATCGGCGACTTCTGCGCGTGGGATTCCAAGCAGAACAAGGTGGTGTTTCTCAGTCGCGACGAAGTCGGCGCGAAGCTGCAAGCCCCCGTCGCCTTGGAAGGAACCTACCAAGTGAAATTGGCCGACGGCAAAACCGTCGAAGTGATGACCGTCCTGGAAATGTACAAGCGCCATTTGGTGGATTACGACCTGAAAACGGTGGAAGAAATTTCCGGCGCGTCGCAAGAGCTTGTGCAGCGGCTCGCGAAGGATATTTGGGACACGACCCAAGCGGGCCACCCAGTGGCGGTGCATATCGGCGAGGGCATCAATCACTACTTTCACGCCACGTTGCACAACCGCGCTTCCTACTTGCCGATGATTCTCACCGGCAATATTGGCAAGCACGGCGCCGGAGTGTTTACCTGGGCGGGCAATTACAAGGGAGCGTTGTTCCAGGCTTCGCCGTGGAGCGGGCCGGGGATTAGCAGCTTCATTCACGAAGACCCTTTTCAGCCGATCCTGGACGAAAAGGCGACCCTGACACACGAACACTTGCGGCACTGCAACGATGCTGAAGAGCCGTCGTATTGGGCCTGCGGCGACCGAACGCAAACGGTCAATTTGCCCAAGGGCGGCCAGCGCTCCTTTACCGGCAAAACGCACACCCCGACACCCACCAAAGCGATTTGGTACAACAATGCCAATTTTCTCAATCAATCGAAGTGGATTTATAATCTGATTGTCCACTCGCTGCCCAAGATCGACATGATCGTCGATCAACAAATCGAATGGACAGGCAGCGCTGAATATTCCGACGTGGTGCTGCCGGTGAACTCCTGGGTGGAATTCGAGGACTACGAATGCGGCGGCTCGTGCTCGAATCCGTTTTTGCAAGTTTGGAAGGGCGGCATTAAACCAGTCCACGATACGATCGACGATGCGGCGGTTTTTGCCGGCGTGGCGCGAGCGTTCGCCGACTCGACGGGCGACCAGCGATTTGCCGACTACTTCAAATTCGTCACCGAAAAGAAATCGAAAGTTTATCTCCAACGCGTCTTCGATAGCTGCACGACGACTCGCGGCAAAGACGGCCCCTACGACATCGATCAACTGAATGCCGGCAAGTACGGCGGCGAACCCGGCGCGGCCCTGATGCTCTTTCGCACGTATCCGCGCGTCGCATTCTGGGAGCAAGTCCACGATTCCATCCCGTTTTATACCGATTCCGGTCGGTTGTCCGCCTACTGCGATCTGCCCGAGGCGATTGAATACGGCGAAAACCTCGTCGTCCATCGCGAAGCGGTGGAAGCCACACCTTATCTGCCCAACGTGATCGTCAGCGCAAGCCCATTTATTCGACCGGCGGATTATGGGATCCCGCAGGATTCGATCGATCCCGATTTGCGCCAGGTTCGCAATCTTAAGATGCCTTGGAGCGAAGTGAAAAAGACGGTCAATCCGCTCTGGAGCGCTGGATATCAATTCTTTTGCACCACGCCCAAGAGCCGGCATTCGACCCATTCGTCTTGGTCGACGGTGGATTGGCATTGGATCTGGAGCGACAACTTCGGCGATCCGCATCGGACCGATAAACGGTCTCCCGGCGTCTCCGACCGGCAAATTCAAGTGAATCCTCAAGCCGCCCGCGATTTGGGCTTGAACGAAGGAGACTACGTTTGGGTCGACGCCAACGATGCCGACCGGCCGTATCTTGGCTGGAAGGACGATGCTGGCCCGCGGCATAAAGCGTTTCGCTGCATGGTGCGCGTGAAGTTCAATCCGGGCCTGCCGTACAACTTCACGATTATGAAACATACGGGCTGGATCGGCACCGAACGGAGCGTAGCCGCGCACGAGACACGTTCCGATGGGCGGGCGCTGTCGACTCAAACCGGATACCAAGCCAGTTATCGCTACGGCTCGCATCAAAGCATAACCCGCAACTGGATGATGCCGATGCACCAAACCGACACGCTGTTCCACAAGAAGGCCGGGTCGATGGCCTTTATTTTTGGGGCCGATGTCGATAACCATGCAATCAATTCGGTCCCCAAGGAAACGCTGATTCGCATCACCAAGGCCGAAGACGGTGGTTTGGGAGGCAAGGGCGTTTGGAAGCCCGCGATGTCCGGATACAGCCCTGGCGAAGAGTCGCACGAAAATAATCTCTATCTCACCGGGGCGCTAACGCAGGTGCGAACATAA